From the genome of Frateuria soli:
TCTCGCTGGCCCGCGCACCGTACAACGTGCGGATCTGCTCCGCGCGCATGCCGACCTTGCCGCCCCCCGGCGCGGTTTCCTTCAGCGTGCCCACGTCGTAGCGGACGAAGCGACCGCCTTCGAACATGAAGGCGAAGTCGGAGGGCGTCTTTACCCACCTCGGCGCCTGGCAGAAGCACGCCTGGCCCGGGGGGCCGAGGCGTAGGAGGTCGCCCTGCCAGGCGTCGGCGAAAGCCTTTTCGTCGATGCCGAAGCGGAGATCACCGTAACCGTCGTAGCGGGCCATGCCCGCAGGAGCCGTATCGGCCGGACGGCTGGTCGCGGCCGCGACCGGTCCGTTGGCCACGGTCGCGGGCGCCGGTGTACTTGCCTGCTCGCCGCTGCCGCAGGCAGCAAGCAGCAGCGCGCAGACCGTGCCCGCGAGCCGGCGCATCAACCGCGTCCCGGCTCGAAGTGCCGCGCGATGCCCTGCCAGCACTCGTAGTAGTTCTTCTGCAGCTGCGGCGATTCCAGCGCCTGCCGGGTCGGGCGGATCACCTTGCGCGTCTCGAACATGAAGGCCATGGTGCCGGTGATCACGTCGGGCCTGGAGAGGTCCGCGCCGGAAGCCTTCTCGAACGTCGCCGCGTCGGGCCCGTGACCGCTCATGCAGTTGTGCAGGCTGGCGCCGCCGGGCACGAACCCTTCCGCCTTGGCGTCATACACGCCGGCGATCAGGCCCATGAATTCGCTGGCCACGTTGCGGTGGAACCAGGGCGGGCGGAAGGTGTGCTGGGCCACCAGCCAGCGTGGCGGGAAGATCGCGAAATCCATGTTGGCCGTGCCAGGCGTGTCGCTGGCGGAGGTCAGCACGGTGAAGATGCACGGGTCCGGATGGTCGTAGCTGATCGAGCCGATCGTGTTGAAGCGGCGCAGGTCGTACTTGTACGGCGCGTAATTGCCGTGCCAGCCGACCACGTCCAGCGGCGAGTGGCCGATCTTCGCCTGCCACAGGCTGCCCTGGAACTTGGCGACCAGGCGGAAGTCGCCTTCGCGGTCCTCGTAGGCGGCGCGCGGCGCGAGGAAGTCGCGCGCGTTGGCCAGGCCGTTGGAGCCGATCGGGCCGAGCTCCGGCAGGCGCAGCATCGCGCCGAAGTTCTCGCAGACGTAGCCGCGCGCCTCGCCGTCGGGAAGCTCCACGCGGAAGCGCACGCCGCGCGGAATCACGGCGATCTCCTGCGGCTCCAGCTCGATCACGCCCAGCTCGGTGGCGAGGCGCAGGCGGCCCTGCTGCGGCACGATCAGCAGTTCGCCATCGGCGTCATAGAAGAACCGGCCTTCCATCGGGCGGTTGGCCGCGTACAGGTGGATGCCGATGCCGTCCTGGCCGGCCGGGCCGCCGTTGCCGGCCACGGTTACCAGGCCGTCGATGAAGTCGGTCGGCTGCGCGGAGCTCGGCAGCGGGTCCCAGCGCAGCTGGTTGGGCGTGGCCGGGGCTTCGTCGAAGCGGTTGTGGAAGCGCTCGTGCGCCAGCGGCTCGAACGGCTCGTGCACCGCCGCCGGGCGGATGCGGTAGAGCCAGCTGCGGCGATTCTGGTGCCGCGGCGCGGTGAAGGCGGTGCCGGAGAGCTGCTCGGCGTAGAGGCCGTGGGCCACGCGCTGGGGCGAGTTCTGGCCCTCGGGGAGGGTGCCTTCGATCGCCTCGGTGGCGAATTCGTTGCCGAAGCCGGATTGGTAACCGCTCGATTGCATGGCGCTCATCGCTCTTGGCTCTTAAAGCCCCTCTCCCTGCGGGAGAGGGGTTGGGGTGAGGGTCCGGTCGCGCGCGGTGCGCAGTATCGCCTCGAGCACCGCGTCCGTTTGTTGCAAGACTTCGTTGTCCCAGAAGCGCACTACACGCAAACCCCGGCCTTCAAGGAAGCGGGTACGCGCCGCATCGATATCTTCGCCGTGTTGCGAACCGTCGAGTTCGACTGTCAGCTTGAGC
Proteins encoded in this window:
- a CDS encoding lectin, which gives rise to MRRLAGTVCALLLAACGSGEQASTPAPATVANGPVAAATSRPADTAPAGMARYDGYGDLRFGIDEKAFADAWQGDLLRLGPPGQACFCQAPRWVKTPSDFAFMFEGGRFVRYDVGTLKETAPGGGKVGMRAEQIRTLYGARASETPHKYVAGGRVLRVTAPQGVGVLVFETDARGRVTRWRAGMPPQVDYVEGCG
- the hmgA gene encoding homogentisate 1,2-dioxygenase — its product is MQSSGYQSGFGNEFATEAIEGTLPEGQNSPQRVAHGLYAEQLSGTAFTAPRHQNRRSWLYRIRPAAVHEPFEPLAHERFHNRFDEAPATPNQLRWDPLPSSAQPTDFIDGLVTVAGNGGPAGQDGIGIHLYAANRPMEGRFFYDADGELLIVPQQGRLRLATELGVIELEPQEIAVIPRGVRFRVELPDGEARGYVCENFGAMLRLPELGPIGSNGLANARDFLAPRAAYEDREGDFRLVAKFQGSLWQAKIGHSPLDVVGWHGNYAPYKYDLRRFNTIGSISYDHPDPCIFTVLTSASDTPGTANMDFAIFPPRWLVAQHTFRPPWFHRNVASEFMGLIAGVYDAKAEGFVPGGASLHNCMSGHGPDAATFEKASGADLSRPDVITGTMAFMFETRKVIRPTRQALESPQLQKNYYECWQGIARHFEPGRG
- a CDS encoding endonuclease domain-containing protein gives rise to the protein MPGRINPPLPTRTQDQARSLRRSGTEAEQLLWYHLRAGRLDRLKFRRQHPIPPYLVDFYCDALKLTVELDGSQHGEDIDAARTRFLEGRGLRVVRFWDNEVLQQTDAVLEAILRTARDRTLTPTPLPQGEGL